Proteins from a genomic interval of Leifsonia shinshuensis:
- a CDS encoding NAD kinase, translated as MAASGDAQRYILVVAHTGRQDSLDAGVQVCRQLISAGVVPVLSEDERRDLLVAAPDLDAVAVLGDEVQASDLELVIVLGGDGTILRAAELVRGCTAPLLGVNLGHVGFLAESERDDLEIAVARGLAKDYEVEERMTLSARVKVGKEVVYESWALNEATVEKASRERMLEVVIEVDGRPMSSFGCDGVVMSTPTGSTAYSFSAGGPVVWPGVAALLLVPLSAHALFSRPLVVDGNSSLAVELLDRAGGEGILWCDGRRQFDLPRGARVVVRRSPIPVRLARLHPGPFTDRLVHKFDLPVSGWRGPAGRD; from the coding sequence GTGGCGGCATCGGGTGACGCGCAGCGATACATCCTCGTCGTCGCGCACACCGGTCGCCAGGACTCCCTCGACGCGGGCGTGCAGGTGTGCCGGCAGCTCATCTCCGCCGGGGTCGTGCCCGTGCTCAGCGAGGACGAGCGGCGCGACCTGCTCGTCGCCGCACCCGATCTCGACGCGGTCGCCGTCCTCGGCGACGAGGTGCAGGCGAGCGATCTCGAACTGGTGATCGTGCTGGGCGGCGACGGCACCATCCTGCGCGCGGCCGAGCTCGTCCGCGGTTGCACCGCCCCGCTGCTCGGCGTCAACCTCGGGCACGTCGGCTTCCTCGCCGAGAGCGAGCGCGACGACCTCGAGATCGCCGTCGCCCGCGGGCTCGCGAAGGATTACGAGGTGGAGGAGCGCATGACGCTCTCCGCCCGGGTCAAGGTCGGCAAGGAGGTCGTCTACGAGAGTTGGGCGCTCAACGAGGCGACCGTCGAGAAGGCGAGCCGCGAGCGGATGCTCGAGGTCGTCATCGAGGTCGACGGGCGGCCGATGTCGAGCTTCGGCTGCGACGGCGTCGTGATGTCCACGCCCACCGGGTCCACCGCCTACTCGTTCTCGGCCGGCGGACCGGTGGTCTGGCCGGGCGTCGCCGCTCTCCTGCTCGTGCCGCTGAGCGCGCACGCCCTGTTCTCGCGGCCGCTCGTGGTCGACGGCAACTCCTCCCTCGCCGTGGAGCTGCTGGACCGCGCGGGCGGGGAGGGCATCCTCTGGTGCGACGGGCGCCGGCAGTTCGACCTGCCGCGCGGCGCGCGCGTCGTCGTGCGCCGGTCGCCGATCCCGGTGCGGCTCGCGCGGCTGCACCCCGGGCCGTTCACCGACCGGCTCGTGCACAAGTTCGACCTCCCGGTCTCGGGATGGCGGGGGCCGGCCGGACGTGACTGA
- a CDS encoding TlyA family RNA methyltransferase, whose amino-acid sequence MAERLDVALAARGLARSRTHAATLIADGLVTVDGKPVVRASAKVGEEQVLVVAGADHYVSRGAHKLIAALDAFEVPVEGRVALDAGASTGGFSQVLLERGARLVIAVDVGHGQLAPELGREDRLFSYEGVNVRELTRESFGALVGSELRPDLVVADLSFISLAHVLPALREVAAPDADFVLLVKPQFEVGRTGVREGIVRDAGLRADAVDGVLWSAWDAGLGTAGVIASPIAGSHGNQEALVHLTERGSNPTDWLEKVRAVTA is encoded by the coding sequence ATGGCTGAACGTCTGGACGTCGCGCTCGCCGCGCGCGGGCTGGCTCGGTCGCGGACGCACGCCGCGACGCTGATCGCGGACGGCCTGGTGACCGTCGACGGCAAGCCCGTCGTGCGGGCCTCCGCCAAGGTGGGGGAGGAGCAGGTGCTCGTCGTCGCCGGCGCCGACCACTACGTGAGCCGCGGCGCGCACAAGCTCATCGCGGCCCTGGACGCGTTCGAGGTCCCGGTCGAGGGCCGGGTGGCGCTCGACGCCGGCGCCTCGACGGGAGGATTCAGCCAGGTGCTGCTGGAGCGCGGCGCGCGGCTCGTGATCGCGGTCGATGTCGGGCACGGGCAGCTCGCACCCGAGCTGGGGCGGGAGGACCGGCTGTTCTCCTACGAGGGCGTGAACGTCCGGGAGCTGACCCGCGAGTCGTTCGGCGCGCTCGTCGGCTCCGAGCTCCGTCCGGACCTGGTCGTCGCCGACCTGTCCTTCATCTCGCTCGCGCACGTGCTCCCCGCGCTGCGCGAGGTCGCCGCCCCGGACGCGGACTTCGTCCTGCTGGTCAAGCCGCAGTTCGAGGTCGGCCGCACCGGTGTCCGCGAAGGGATCGTGCGCGACGCCGGACTGCGCGCGGACGCCGTCGACGGCGTGCTGTGGAGCGCCTGGGATGCGGGCCTCGGCACCGCCGGAGTGATCGCCTCGCCCATCGCCGGATCCCACGGCAACCAGGAGGCCCTGGTGCACCTGACGGAGCGCGGGAGCAATCCGACGGACTGGCTGGAGAAGGTGCGCGCGGTCACGGCGTGA
- the tyrS gene encoding tyrosine--tRNA ligase, whose amino-acid sequence MPETATAAEQSSAEQRLSAQTNDPSFDDVWDELKWRGLVHVSTDEAALKELLAGDPITYYCGFDPTAPSLHLGNLVQLLTMRRLQLAGHKPLGLVGGSTGLIGDPRPTAERTLNTKETVAEWVGYLQQQVTRFLSSEGDNAVRLVNNLDWTAPLSAIDFLREIGKHFRVGTMLKKDAVAARLNSDEGISYTEFSYQILQGMDFLELYRQYGCVLQTGGSDQWGNLTSGTDLIRKVEGVHAHAIGTPLITNSDGTKFGKSEGNAIWLDASFTSPYRIYQFWLNADDADVIDRLKVFTFLHRDEIERLERAVAEEPFRREAQRRLAYEVTALIHGVEATEAVIAASEALFGQGDLADQDRGTLESALRELPNTTTAASTTIAQALVDTELTKSLGEARRAVAQGGVYVNNVKVEDAESAVGDHLLPGGMVVLRRGKKTLSGVFVE is encoded by the coding sequence GTGCCAGAAACCGCCACCGCAGCAGAGCAGAGCAGCGCAGAGCAGAGGCTCAGCGCGCAGACCAACGACCCGTCGTTCGACGACGTCTGGGACGAGCTGAAGTGGCGCGGACTCGTCCACGTCTCCACGGACGAGGCCGCGCTCAAGGAGCTCCTGGCCGGTGATCCGATCACGTACTACTGCGGCTTCGACCCGACCGCGCCGAGCCTGCACCTCGGCAACCTCGTGCAGCTCCTGACCATGCGCCGCCTCCAGCTGGCCGGGCACAAGCCGCTCGGCCTGGTCGGCGGTTCCACCGGCCTGATCGGCGACCCGCGGCCCACCGCCGAGCGCACGCTGAATACCAAGGAGACCGTCGCCGAGTGGGTCGGCTACCTCCAGCAGCAGGTCACCCGCTTCCTGTCGTCCGAGGGCGACAACGCCGTCCGGCTGGTCAACAACCTGGACTGGACGGCGCCGCTCTCGGCGATCGACTTCCTGCGCGAGATCGGCAAGCACTTCCGCGTCGGCACGATGCTGAAGAAGGACGCCGTCGCCGCGCGCCTCAACTCCGACGAGGGAATCTCGTACACCGAGTTCAGCTACCAGATCCTCCAGGGCATGGACTTCCTGGAGCTCTACCGCCAGTACGGCTGCGTGCTGCAGACCGGCGGCAGCGACCAGTGGGGCAACCTGACCAGCGGCACCGACCTGATCCGCAAGGTGGAGGGCGTGCACGCCCACGCGATCGGCACCCCGCTGATCACGAACAGCGACGGCACCAAGTTCGGAAAGAGCGAGGGCAACGCGATCTGGCTGGACGCGAGCTTCACGAGCCCCTACCGGATCTACCAGTTCTGGCTCAACGCCGACGACGCCGACGTGATCGACCGCCTCAAGGTGTTCACCTTCCTGCACCGCGACGAGATCGAGCGCCTGGAGCGCGCGGTCGCCGAGGAGCCGTTCCGCCGCGAGGCCCAGCGCCGGCTGGCCTACGAGGTGACGGCGCTCATCCACGGCGTGGAGGCGACGGAGGCCGTCATCGCGGCGTCCGAGGCCCTCTTCGGCCAGGGCGACCTGGCCGACCAGGACCGCGGCACGCTGGAGTCTGCGCTCCGCGAGCTCCCCAACACGACGACCGCGGCGTCCACCACGATCGCCCAGGCCCTGGTCGACACGGAGCTCACCAAGAGCCTCGGCGAGGCCCGCCGCGCGGTCGCGCAGGGCGGCGTCTACGTCAACAACGTCAAGGTGGAGGACGCCGAGTCCGCGGTGGGCGACCACCTGCTGCCGGGCGGGATGGTCGTGCTGCGGCGCGGGAAGAAGACGCTCAGCGGGGTGTTCGTCGAATAG
- a CDS encoding DNA-binding protein has translation MFVVTADQVDSRSRPDIVAPVLAELTERYGDRLALPADRNAGDELQALTGDAATALDLITLLSRGGVWSVGLGIGGVRSPLPDATREASGDAFVAARAAVTRAKRTPTRFAAEAVAAPEPAADVESLIGLLLTLRAQRTEAGWELYDLVASGLTQAEAAARLGITPQSASDRARAAGLRADLAAQPALVRLLQTADAAQQSAERPEDG, from the coding sequence ATGTTCGTCGTCACTGCGGACCAGGTCGACAGCCGCAGCCGGCCCGACATCGTCGCGCCCGTGCTCGCCGAGCTCACCGAGAGGTACGGCGACCGGCTCGCCCTCCCCGCCGACCGGAACGCCGGCGACGAGCTCCAGGCGCTCACCGGAGACGCGGCGACCGCCCTCGACCTCATCACCCTGCTCTCGCGCGGCGGCGTCTGGAGCGTCGGCCTCGGCATCGGCGGCGTGCGGTCGCCCCTTCCCGACGCCACCCGGGAGGCCAGCGGGGACGCGTTCGTGGCGGCGCGCGCCGCCGTCACCCGCGCCAAGCGCACGCCGACGCGGTTCGCAGCCGAGGCGGTCGCCGCCCCGGAGCCGGCGGCCGACGTCGAGTCCCTGATCGGCCTGCTCCTCACCCTGCGCGCCCAGCGCACCGAGGCGGGCTGGGAGCTCTACGACCTCGTCGCATCCGGCCTGACCCAGGCGGAGGCCGCCGCCCGGCTGGGCATCACCCCGCAGTCCGCCAGCGACCGCGCCCGCGCCGCCGGCCTGCGCGCCGACCTCGCCGCGCAGCCGGCCCTGGTTAGGCTGTTGCAGACCGCCGACGCAGCCCAGCAGTCGGCCGAGCGACCGGAGGATGGATGA